One Spinacia oleracea cultivar Varoflay chromosome 4, BTI_SOV_V1, whole genome shotgun sequence DNA segment encodes these proteins:
- the LOC110789287 gene encoding protein ENHANCED PSEUDOMONAS SUSCEPTIBILITY 1-like produces the protein MESSIVKKISECYVKPKNEVSESKTPYHLPPLDLIMLSYHYIQDGLLFMKPNSHLNGDNEFSIHSFLESLKQSLSDTLVHFYPLAGQLVVHFDEDQHQCRVFVDCNKGPGARFSHATALDFTVSDILSPNDDIPFVVRSFFDYNEEAVNYEGHSKPLLSVQVTQLIDGVFIACSINHAISDGTSYWHFWNVWSEIHRGSGNNVSISRLPIHNRWFPEGCVLPIPLPFTHPNQFVKKFEPPQLREKMFHFSPESIATLKTKANKESNSSDMISSFQALSALVWRSTVRANDLPHDQVIYNYMFANNRHRLNPPLPQNYFGTCIKGITTKTSAGELLDNNLGWAASLLHQSVVNLTDKVVRDFVKDWLKSPYCYHHTDLHDYNSIAMEHSPRFDMYGNDFGIGKPVAVRNGPGNKAVGVVFAYPGCEGNGSVDFEICLPPHSMKALETHDEFMAAVSLPK, from the exons ATGGAATCCTCCATTGTTAAGAAAATATCAGAATGTTATGTGAAGCCAAAAAATGAGGTTTCAGAATCAAAAACCCCATAccatttac ctccTTTAGACCTAATCATGCTTTCTTACCATTACATCCAAGATGGTCTCCTCTTCATGAAACCTAATTCACATTTAAATGGCGATAACGAGTTTTCAATCCACTCCTTCCTCGAAAGCCTTAAACAATCTCTTTCTGACACTCTTGTCCATTTCTACCCCTTAGCCGGTCAACTTGTCGTGCATTTCGACGAAGATCAGCATCAATGTCGTGTCTTTGTTGATTGCAACAAAGGCCCTGGCGCACGGTTTAGCCACGCCACTGCGTTAGATTTTACTGTGTCTGATATCCTCTCACCAAATGACGACATTCCCTTTGTAGTTCGGTCATTTTTCGACTACAATGAAGAGGCTGTAAACTATGAAGGCCACTCAAAACCTTTGTTATCAGTTCAAGTTACTCAACTCATTGACGGGGTCTTTATCGCTTGTTCAATCAACCATGCTATTTCTGATGGAACTTCATACTGGCATTTCTGGAATGTATGGTCCGAGATACATAGAG GTAGCGGAAACAATGTTTCTATTTCGCGTCTGCCAATACACAACCGTTGGTTTCCTGAAGGTTGTGTTCTTCCTATCCCACTACCCTTCACCCATCCAAACCAATTTGTAAAGAAATTTGAACCTCCTCAACTCAGAGAAAAGATGTTTCATTTCTCGCCCGAATCAATAGCAACCTTAAAAACAAAAGCAAACAAAGAAAGTAATTCCAGTGACATGATATCTTCTTTCCAGGCATTGTCTGCACTTGTGTGGAGGTCCACGGTTCGAGCAAACGACCTACCTCATGATCAAGTTATCTACAACTACATGTTTGCCAATAACCGACACAGGCTAAATCCACCTTTACCTCAAAACTATTTTGGTACTTGTATTAAAGGAATAACAACAAAAACTAGTGCTGGTGAATTACTTGATAACAATTTAGGGTGGGCAGCATCTTTGTTGCACCAGTCCGTTGTAAATCTGACTGATAAAGTTGTGCGTGATTTTGTCAAAGATTGGTTAAAATCTCCTTATTGTTATCACCATACAGACCTTCATGACTATAACAGTATAGCTATGGAGCACTCGCCGAGGTTTGACATGTATGGAAATGATTTCGGGATAGGGAAACCGGTTGCAGTACGTAACGGACCTGGAAATAAAGCTGTGGGTGTAGTGTTTGCTTATCCAGGGTGTGAAGGAAATGGAAGTGTTGATTTTGAGATATGTTTGCCTCCTCATTCTATGAAAGCTCTTGAAACACATGATGAATTTATGGCTGCAGTTTCATTACCAAAGTAA